The following are from one region of the Aspergillus chevalieri M1 DNA, chromosome 1, nearly complete sequence genome:
- a CDS encoding uncharacterized protein (COG:O;~EggNog:ENOG410PQVT;~InterPro:IPR001623,IPR036869,IPR036671,IPR007872;~PFAM:PF00226,PF05207), with protein sequence MARDNAFHDHDYYTILDLPFTSFATLTKQHLKLAYHRALLRHHPDKAQPQGTKEADVTLDRDAENQPMKTNTYTIDQITTAYKTLSSPSLRSEYDRALRLDRAKTVDREKNGTVFHTGLEVVDLEDLVEDENDNNGESVWYRSCRCGDEKGFMVTEGDLEREIEGGEVVVGCRGCSLYMKVLFAVEDGEGEGT encoded by the coding sequence ATGGCTCGCGACAATGCATTCCACGACCACGACTACTACACAATCCTCGACCTCCCATTCACGTCCTTCGCAACACTCACAAAACAACATCTCAAACTAGCATACCATCGCGCGTTACTCCGCCATCATCCCGACAAGGCCCAACCCCAAGGCACAAAGGAAGCAGACGTCACACTAGACCGCGATGCCGAAAACCAACCCATGAAGACAAACACCTACACAATCGACCAAATAACAACAGCCTACAAAACCCtctcctcaccctccttACGCTCCGAATACGATAGAGCCCTGCGCCTTGACCGTGCGAAGACCGTCGACCGCGAGAAAAACGGCACCGTATTTCATACAGGCCTCGAAGTTGTTGATTTGGAGGATCTCGTCGAAGACGAGAACGATAACAATGGGGAGAGCGTTTGGTATCGCAGTTGTCGGTGCGGTGATGAAAAGGGGTTTATGGTTACGGAGGGGGATTTGGAGAGGGAGATTGAGGGGGGTGAGGTTGTGGTGGGGTGCCGGGGGTGTAGTTTGTATATGAAGGTGCTTTTTGCTGTtgaggatggggagggggaggggacTTGA
- the CCP1 gene encoding peroxidase (CAZy:AA2;~COG:C;~EggNog:ENOG410PH8T;~InterPro:IPR002016,IPR010255,IPR019794,IPR019793, IPR002207;~PFAM:PF00141;~TransMembrane:3 (o18-41i48-70o123-141i);~go_function: GO:0004601 - peroxidase activity [Evidence IEA];~go_function: GO:0020037 - heme binding [Evidence IEA];~go_process: GO:0006979 - response to oxidative stress [Evidence IEA];~go_process: GO:0055114 - oxidation-reduction process [Evidence IEA]): MMFDGLLLGDGCVYLRRLLLLFCWPLVLLLFCVTSCLLWLIRHFSSCVFAPLFVSPLFIHSSASTMASAARTASRAFLRSTPATSSFRPAARSARFTLPSQAFRSSRRGYSTEAPEQGKSSNGLLWAGLAAAGGAGAYFYLKGGDASAKNFVPQQKDYQAVYDEVARKLADETDYDDGSYGPVILRLAWHASGTYDKETGTGGSNGATMRFAPESDHGANAGLKVARDFLEPIKAKFPWITHSDLWTLAGVAAIQELGGPAIPWRPGRQDKDVAACTPDGRLPDGSKSHGHIRDVFYRMGFNDQEIVALIGAHALGRAHADRSGFDGPWDFSPTVFTNEFFRLLVEESWNKKKWNGPEQFTDKSTQTLMMLPTDIALVKDKEFKKHVERYAKDNDVFFKEFSDAFVKLLELGVPFASKAEDRFVLKASE, from the exons ATGATGTTCGATGGGCTTCTGCTTGGTGATGGATGCGTTTATTTAAGGCGtttgcttcttctcttctgctggccccttgttcttctcctcttttgTGTCACATCTTGTCTTCTTTGGTTGATCAGGCACTTCTCCTCTTGTGTCTTTGCCCCTCTTTTCGTATCTCCTCTGTTTATCCATTCCTCAGCATCGACCATGGCTTCTGCCGCGAGAACTGCCTCCCGGGCTTTCCTCCGTTCGACCCCGGCCACTTCGTCCTTCAGACCCGCCGCTCGTAGCGCTCGCTTCACCCTCCCCTCGCAAGCCTTCCGCTCCTCTCGTCGGGGTTATTCTACCGAGGCTCCTGAGCAGGGCAAGTCGTCCAACGGCCTTCTCTGGGCTGGTctcgctgctgctggtggtgcgGGCGCCTACTTCTACCTGAAGGGTGGTGATGCTTCGGCCAAGAACTTTGTCCCTCAACAGAAGGACTATCAGGCTGTGTACGATGAAGTCGCTCGCAAGCTCGCCGATGAGACGGATTATGATGATGGCAGCTATGGACCG GTTATCCTCCGTCTCGCCTGGCACGCAAGCGGCACCTACGACAAAGAAACCGGCACCGGCGGCAGCAACGGCGCCACCATGAGATTCGCCCCCGAATCCGACCACGGCGCCAACGCCGGCCTCAAAGTCGCCCGCGATTTCCTCGAGCCCATCAAGGCCAAGTTCCCATGGATCACCCACTCCGACCTCTGGACCCTGGCCGGTGTCGCCGCAATCCAGGAACTCGGCGGCCCCGCCATCCCCTGGAGACCCGGCCGCCAGGACAAGGACGTCGCCGCCTGCACGCCTGACGGGCGTCTCCCCGACGGTTCCAAGAGCCACGGTCACATCCGCGACGTGTTCTACCGCATGGGCTTCAACGACCAGGAGATTGTTGCTCTGATTGGTGCTCACGCTTTGGGCCGCGCGCACGCTGACCGGTCTGGTTTCGACGGTCCGTGGGACTTCAGCCCTACTGTGTTCACGAACGAGTTCTTCCGTCTGCTTGTCGAGGAGAGCTGGAATAAGAAGAAGTGGAACGGCCCCGAGCAGTTCACGGACAAGTCCACGCAGACGCTCATGATGCTTCCTACTGACATTGCGCTTGTCAAGGATAAGGAGTTCAAGAAGCATGTTGAGCGGTATGCCAAGGACAACGATGTGTTCTTCAAGGAGTTCTCGGATGCGTTTGTGAAGCTGCTGGAGCTTGGTGTTCCGTTTGCTAGCAAGGCCGAGGACCGGTTTGTGCTTAAGGCTTCTGAGTAA
- a CDS encoding uncharacterized protein (COG:G;~EggNog:ENOG410PFT2;~InterPro:IPR020846,IPR011701,IPR036259;~PFAM:PF07690;~TransMembrane:11 (i53-70o90-109i121-141o147-169i181-202o214-236i326-343o349-367i379-400o412-430i442-462o);~go_function: GO:0022857 - transmembrane transporter activity [Evidence IEA];~go_process: GO:0055085 - transmembrane transport [Evidence IEA]) yields the protein MHGLLSDNDTKNDRQKEVAVELGQRSSSSTDPSDELPPLIYTTEAKLLRKIDLRLLPCVSGLVLLCYLDRSNVANAMIYGLKEDLNISGVQVSTALTMFFTTYILFEIPWNITLKSLTPRVWLSICMLGFGLTTMCTGFAQNYGGFVATRLVLGIAEAGIFPGCAYLMGSWYRRREAQRRFSLYLSATCLATAFGGLIAAAIGNMDGICSLSGWRWIFIIEGILTVLLALVCFAFLPNFPEQAKWLTDEEREYVRARLRAEQGSSALNHRITVRDVWEVIKDPKAIITGILHLSVSVPGTMGTYFAPTIIESLGIYSRIETQWHTVPVWMVAFVLTLVVAYGSDKIGNRYVLTIACAVISIVGYAILFETDNVQVRYAALFLAIAGVHALMPLEVCWNAMNLGGHHRRAVGSAWQVSVGSLGGIIGTYAFRDEDAPKYRFSYALCIGFTCSSAALCTVYWGWCWWLNRQRASQGWGRDMSEEEKERLGDRSPSYRLML from the exons ATGCATGGCCTACTTTCAG ACAACGACACCAAAAATGACCGCCAGAAGGAAGTGGCGGTGGAGTTGGGGCAACGCAGCTCATCCTCAACTGACCCATCAGACGAGTTGCCGCCGTTGATTTACACTACGGAAGCCAAATTGCTTCGCAAGATCGATCTCAGATTGCTTCCGTGTGTCTCGGGTTTGGTGTTGCTGTGTTACCTGGACAG GTCCAACGTGGCCAATGCCATGATATATGGATTGAAAGAGGATTTGAATATTTCCGGGGTGCAGGTGTCGACGGCGTTGACCATGTTCTTCACCACGTATATCCTGTTCGAGATTCCGTGGAATATCACGTTGAAGAGCTTGACGCCGCGGGTTTGGC TGTCCATTTGTATGCTCGGTTTCGGCTTGACGACAATGTGCACCGGATTCGCTCAGAATTATGGCGGTTTCGTGGCCACGCGCCTTGTCCTTGGAATCGCGGAAGCAG GAATCTTCCCCGGCTGTGCCTATCTCATGGGCTCGTGGTATAGACGAAGAGAAGCTCAACGACGTTTCTCATTATATCTGAGCGCAACCTGTTTGGCTACCGCTTTCGGTGGTTTGATAGCAGCCGCCATCGGAAACATGGACGGAATATGTTCTTTGTCCGGCTGGCGATGGATTTTCATCATCGAGGGTATCTTGACAGTTCTGTTAGCGCTGGTCTGCTTCGCCTTTCTCCCGAACTTCCCGGAACAAGCGAAATGGCTCACAGACGAGGAGCGCGAATACGTTCGGGCGCGATTGCGAGCTGAACAGGGCAGCTCAGCACTTAACCATCGCATCACGGTACGCGACGTCTGGGAAGTAATCAAAGACCCTAAGGCGATCATCACGGGAATTCTCCATTTGTCGGTTTCCGTGCCGGGCACCATGGGCACGTATTTTGCACCGACGATTATTGAGAGTCTTGGGATTTATTCTCGGATTGAGACTCAGTGGCATACGGTCCCGGTGTGGATGGTGGCTTTTGTTCTGACCCTGGTCGTAGCATATGGTTCCGACAAGATTGGGAATCGATATGTCCTGACTATAGCCTGTGCCGTTATAAGTATCGTGGGCTATGCTATCCTGTTCGAAACAGACAATGTGCAGGTGCGGTACGCAGCGTTATTTTTAGCCATCGCTGGTGTGCATGCTTTGATGCCTT TGGAAGTTTGTTGGAACGCGATGAATCTTGGAGGCCACCATCGACGGGCTGTGGGAAGTGCATGGCAGGTATCCGTGGGAAGTCTCGGAGGAATTATCGGGACGTACGCCTTTCGAGATGAGGACGCACCCAAGTATCGATTTTCGTATGCCCTCTGCATTGGCTTCACCTGTTCGAGCGCCGCTTTGTGTACCGTGTATTGGGGATGGTGCTGGTGGCTGAACCGTCAACGCGCCAGCCAGGGATGGGGGCGAGATATGAgcgaggaggaaaaggagcGTCTAGGAGACCGGAGTCCGAGTTATCGGTTGATGTTATAG
- a CDS encoding putative GTPase activating protein for Arf (COG:T;~EggNog:ENOG410PGVY;~InterPro:IPR001164,IPR009060,IPR037278,IPR038508;~PFAM:PF01412;~go_function: GO:0005096 - GTPase activator activity [Evidence IEA];~go_function: GO:0005515 - protein binding [Evidence IEA]), translating to MVVGISKRQQFRNERALQDLVRSVPGNDRCADCGALNPGWASWNMGIFLCMRCAALHRKLGTHISKVKSLTMDSWSSDQVDNMKSHGNNIMNKIFNPKNVKPPVPTDIDESDSCMERYIRQKYQHRSLEDGKPKPPSRHDSGYTRSPEGSPPPLPPKTGKFFGFGLRGSSSTSNLRRFSTSKPTSPRSQGHGSPPPPVPVNTASQGIGASIGDMGTPSFESKLATLREMGFPDDRRNAVILRGLGGNMERTIESLTRLGEGSGASTRPISRARTPNPTSTSIAAPTSPPRATTSYNPFDQLDSKPANQPSGQSYNPFDVPNAQPQSATLEASFQNLQVSQPLFPHSTGGYPLPNRQNSLPQPLYQSATPVSATFAQNGFVASPQTQTFDGGNNPFFQSAPQPQPQPQPQLQANNASPFTSQFPNNTTQNNPFFNQLTPQYTSVQQPQQNQSAGVPPVPSLQHANTMPNTSSTSPFGQPSPFLQPQPQQQSQQQQQQQQLLQPQATPLGQSNPYNPFQSMTAPSSPQNPGFQNQFQPQAQQPQQPQFQSQLQQQQQPFQTQPTSQHLVPQATGRVDKGSILSLYNMPSPTPTLAQQQQQQQQQQQQQQQQANLSPVPGLIPSLGSTPQTQPASNITTPQQPQQPLSAGLPQTQTGSRNPFMSSPPASAPSTQPDFGTSPFNTQPQQFQQQPFQTQPQAQQQTQSGLGIGMGMNMGMGIGMKPSGPPPSSPNNMGFTRSHMSQQSVDLNGLQNGRHSPDAFASLSARYG from the exons ATGGTCGTTGGGATAAGTAAACGCCAGCAGTTTCGCAATGAGAGGGCGCTACAAGACCTCGTCCGGTCGGTCCCGGGTAATGACCGTTGCGCTGATTGCGGCGCTCTGAATCCAG GATGGGCAAGCTGGAAT ATGGGAATATTCCTGTGCATGCGATGTGCTGCGTTGCACCGCAAATTGGGCACCCATATCTCCAAGGTCAAGTCCTTGACTATGGACAGTTGGTCGTCTGATCAGGTTGAC AACATGAAATCCCACGGCAACAATATCATGAACAAAATTTTCAACCCCAAAAACGTCAAGCCTCCAGTCCCAACCGATATCGACGAGAGTGACTCGTGCATGGAACGATACATCCGCCAGAAATACCAACATCGATCACTCGAGGACGGCAAGCCCAAGCCCCCTAGCCGTCATGATTCCGGTTACACCAGATCCCCTGAAGGCTCGCCCCCACCTCTCCCTCCGAAAACTGGGAAGTTCTTTGGATTTGGACTCCGTGGGTCGTCTTCTACCTCGAATCTCCGTCGATTCTCTACCAGCAAACCGACTTCACCGCGATCGCAGGGACATGGGTCGCCTCCTCCGCCGGTTCCCGTTAATACGGCCTCGCAAGGCATTGGTGCCTCGATTGGAGATATGGGTACGCCTTCGTTTGAGTCGAAATTGGCTACGTTGAGAGAGATGGGATTTCCCGATGACCGACGAAACGCGGTTATCCTGCGGGGTCTGGGCGGCAACATGGAGAGGACGATTGAATCCTTGACGAGATTAGGTGAAGGCTCAGGTGCCTCAACGCGTCCAATTTCACGGGCGAGGACCCCGAATCCAACCTCGACCTCCATCGCTGCTCCCACTTCGCCACCCAGAGCAACGACTTCTTACAACCCGTTCGATCAATTGGATTCGAAGCCAGCCAACCAGCCTAGCGGGCAGTCGTACAatccgttcgatgtgccaaaTGCGCAACCTCAGTCTGCGACTCTGGAGGCCTCGTTCCAGAACCTCCAAGTCTCGCAGCCGTTGTTCCCGCACTCGACGGGTGGATATCCGCTTCCGAATCGCCAGAACTCGCTCCCTCAGCCTCTTTACCAGTCTGCTACTCCGGTCTCAGCGACATTTGCACAAAACGGATTTGTTGCGTCTCCGCAGACGCAGACGTTTGACGGCGGAAACAACCCATTCTTCCAGTCGGCTCcccagccgcagccgcagccgcagccgcagctcCAGGCCAACAACGCGAGTCCGTTTACGAGTCAATTCCCGAATAACACTACTCAGAACAATCCTTTCTTTAACCAACTTACACCGCAATACACCTCTGTGCAGCAGCCTCAGCAGAATCAGTCTGCAGGAGTGCCGCCTGTTCCGTCCCTCCAGCATGCGAACACGATGCCAAATACATCGTCTACCTCGCCATTCGGACAGCCATCGCCATTCctgcagccgcagccgcagcagcaatcgcaacaacagcaacagcaacagcaactaTTGCAACCGCAGGCAACCCCGCTGGGCCAGTCGAACCCCTACAACCCATTCCAGTCAATGACTGCACCAAGCAGTCCGCAAAACCCAGGCTTCCAGAACCAATTCCAGCCGCAAGCACAGCAACCGCAGCAgccacagttccaatcccaactccaacaacaacaacaaccgtTCCAAACCCAACCGACCTCGCAACATCTCGTCCCCCAAGCCACTGGTCGCGTGGACAAAGGCAGCATCCTCTCCCTGTACAACATGCCTTCTCCAACCCCGACCCTcgcccaacaacaacaacagcaacagcaacaacaacagcaacagcaacaacaagcaAATCTCAGCCCAGTCCCCGGCCTAATCCCCTCCCTCGGCTCAACCCCTCAAACCCAACCAGCATCCAACATCACAACCccccaacaaccacaacaaccccTCTCCGCCGGCCTCCCCCAAACCCAAACCGGCTCCCGAAACCCATTCATGTCCTCCCCGCCAGCTTCGGCACCGTCAACACAGCCTGATTTCGGCACCTCGCCGTTCAACACGCAACCGCAGCAGTTCCAGCAACAACCCTTCCAAACCCAGCCACAGGCACAGCAACAGACACAATCCGGCCTAGGCATTGGAATGGGAATGAACATGGGAATGGGCATAGGCATGAAACCCAGCGGTCCGCCGCCGTCGTCGCCGAACAATATGGGTTTTACACGGAGCCACATGAGTCAGCAGAGCGTTGATTTGAATGGGCTGCAGAATGGCCGGCATAGTCCCGATGCGTTTGCGAGTTTGAGCGCGCGGTATGGGTAA
- the gpi10 gene encoding putative glycosylphosphatidylinositol-alpha 1,2 mannosyltransferase (BUSCO:EOG09260UJK;~CAZy:GT22;~COG:G;~EggNog:ENOG410PJAY;~InterPro:IPR039521,IPR005599;~PFAM:PF03901;~TransMembrane:9 (i107-126o163-182i301-324o336-355i367-384o390-412i433-449o455-479i491-512o);~go_function: GO:0000026 - alpha-1,2-mannosyltransferase activity [Evidence IEA];~go_function: GO:0004376 - glycolipid mannosyltransferase activity [Evidence IEA];~go_function: GO:0016757 - transferase activity, transferring glycosyl groups [Evidence IEA];~go_process: GO:0006506 - GPI anchor biosynthetic process [Evidence IEA]), protein MASRSGRSSSGRSSSKLLSYLSSNTSSAPPPSSSSKPRRSKASSSSSSGSVKESSPREPPRSSLPPLREYREYRESRRPKETRETRPSRDTREKESREPREITPSTVFLSLIAFRLINALLVRTFFQPDEFFQSLEPAWQLAFGKDQGAWMTWEWRNQLRSSLHPLLFAAVYRVAALLAFVLRLSPTLRANLLIAAPKTAQAVIAAVGDFYTWKFARRIHGDGSRKNWAVLALTVASPWQWFCSTRTLSNCLETTITVVALDLWPWEWSLDSELKAARKSRSSRTQERLDKELLNRLRQCLCLAALACILRPTNILIWVTLAGIVLYRNSWEIQKILAREVAICGSAILSVSTLVDRLFYGVWTFPPFKFLYFNIVQSLAVFYGKNDFHYYVSQGLPLLLTTALPFSLLGLYRSANRPPSSASKHWRTNIQTQLAYVCLAMPLVLSLISHKEVRFIYPILPSLHILSATPLLETFYPAVSRSSRIYTPRRLTLIFILIVNVFIALYTTIYHASGTINVLSYLRDQHDRHTTPNHAQSPSSGPGISTGFLMPCHSTPWRSHMVYPSINAWALSCEPPVNLNASEKATYVDEADQFYENPTTFLRQNMLGGLWHIPRKPSYLSKPSNRRNPKGYHEWPDYLVFFAQLEPTLQRLLKSSAYGECYRTFSTAWHDDWRRKGDVVVWCLDPGEQQSWKTVLKEREERAQRKLLDFDIDLSPITQTLERHASTATKTLKTSANEANIRARKAITNIRREIESGKWTPAFLQQSRTQSGVKLSWPSWGKTTQKKTLLERVQRSLFSKPSSSSWLSWWDTKGKKGSRKGKRELWS, encoded by the exons ATGGCTTCACGTTCAGGACGCTCCTCGTCCGGGCGCTCGTCTTCCAAACTGCTGTCTTATTTATCGTCGAATACTTCTTCAGCACCTCCTCCCAGCTCCTCCAGCAAACCGCGTCGTTCCAAAGCGTCGTCGTCCAGCAGCTCGGGGTCGGTAAAGGAGTCATCGCCGAGAGAGCCTCCGCGGTCATCACTACCGCCATTGCGAGAGTACAGAGAGTACAGAGAATCAAGAAGACCCAAGGAGACGAGAGAAACAAGACCGTCCAGAGATACCAGAGAGAAAGAATCAAGAGAACCCCGCGAAATCACGCCCTCCACcgtcttcctctccctcatcGCCTTCCGTCTCATCAACGCCCTCCTCGTGCGCACCTTTTTCCAGCCCGATGAATTCTTCCAGTCGCTCGAACCAGCATGGCAGCTCGCGTTTGGGAAAGACCAGGGGGCATGGATGACCTGG GAATGGAGAAATCAACTGCGATCCTCCTTGCATCCCCTCCTGTTCGCTGCCGTCTATCGCGTCGCCGCCCTCCTTGCCTTCGTCCTCCGTCTCTCCCCCACGCTACGTGCGAACCTCCTAATCGCCGCTCCGAAGACCGCGCAGGCCGTTATCGCAGCCGTCGGCGACTTCTACACCTGGAAATTTGCTCGTCGGATCCATGGTGACGGGTCACGTAAGAATTGGGCTGTG TTGGCCTTGACCGTGGCCAGTCCCTGGCAATGGTTCTGCTCGACGAGAACTCTGTCAAACTGTTTGGAGACGACGATAACGGTTGTCGCTCTGGATTTGTGGCCCTGGGAATGGTCCTTGGATTCGGAGCTGAAAGCGGCGCGCAAGTCCAGAAGCAGTCGCACGCAGGAGCGGCTGGATAAGGAACTGCTGAACAG GCTACGACAATGTCTGTGTCTCGCAGCACTCGCCTGTATTCTCCGTCCTACGAACATTCTGATCTGGGTGACTCTGGCCGGCATTGTGTTATACCGTAACTCTTGGGAAATACAAAAGATCCTCGCGCGCGAAGTCGCGATATGCGGATCTGCGATACTGTCCGTGTCCACGTTGGTTGACCGGTTGTTCTATGGAGTCTGGACATTCCCGCCTTTCAAGTTCCTCTACTTCAACATTGTGCAGTCACTGGCCGTGTTCTAcggaaagaatgacttccatTACTACGTCTCCCAGGgtctccctcttcttctaACGACGGCGCTGCCGTTTTCTCTGCTTGGACTCTATCGCTCGGCCAACCGTCCGCCGTCATCCGCGTCGAAGCATTGGCGGACCAACATCCAAACTCAACTGGCATATGTTTGCCTGGCTATGCCGCTCGTCCTGTCATTGATCTCCCACAAAGAAGTTCGCTTTATCTACCCAATTCTCCCATCTTTGCACATCTTATCCGCTACGCCGCTGCTCGAAACGTTCTATCCGGCCGTATCGCGATCCTCTAGGATATACACTCCCCGAAGACTCACCCtgatcttcatcctcatcgtcaatGTCTTCATCGCACTCTACACCACCATCTATCACGCCTCCGGCACCATAAACGTCCTCTCCTACCTCCGCGACCAACATGACCGTCACACAACCCCCAACCACGCCCAATCCCCCTCCTCAGGCCCCGGCATCTCAACAGGCTTTCTCATGCCCTGCCACAGCACCCCCTGGCGCTCGCACATGGTCTACCCCTCTATCAACGCCTGGGCCCTATCCTGCGAACCTCCGGTCAACCTCAACGCCTCCGAAAAAGCCACCTACGTAGACGAAGCGGACCAGTTCTACGAAAACCCTACCACCTTCCTCCGGCAGAACATGCTCGGCGGTCTCTGGCACATCCCCCGCAAACCATCATACCTCTCCAAGCCATCCAACCGACGGAATCCGAAGGGATACCACGAGTGGCCCGATTACCTTGTTTTCTTCGCGCAACTTGAACCCACCCTCCAGCGTTTACTCAAGTCTTCTGCGTACGGAGAATGCTATCGCACCTTCAGCACAGCCTGGCACGACGACTGGCGCCGCAAAGGCGATGTCGTAGTCTGGTGTCTCGACCCCGGCGAGCAGCAATCCTGGAAAACCGTCCTAAAGGAGCGGGAAGAGCGCGCACAACGCAAACTACTAGACTTTGATATCGACCTCAGCCCCATCACCCAGACCCTGGAACGCCATGCATCCACCGCTACTAAGACTCTCAAAACCAGCGCAAATGAAGCGAATATCCGCGCACGAAAAGCAATCACCAATATCCGACGCGAGATTGAGAGCGGGAAATGGACACCTGCATTCTTGCAGCAGTCAAGGACACAGTCTGGTGTGAAATTATCCTGGCCGTCGTGGGGAAAGACTACTCAGAAGAAAACTCTCTTGGAGCGGGTTCAGAGGTCTTTATTCTCGAAAccgtcgtcctcgtcatgGTTGAGTTGGTGGGATACCAAGGGTAAAAAGGGGAGtaggaaggggaagagggagTTGTGGTCTTGA
- the car2 gene encoding ornithine-oxo-acid transaminase (COG:E;~EggNog:ENOG410PHVB;~InterPro:IPR005814,IPR010164,IPR015424,IPR015421, IPR015422;~PFAM:PF00202;~go_function: GO:0003824 - catalytic activity [Evidence IEA];~go_function: GO:0004587 - ornithine-oxo-acid transaminase activity [Evidence IEA];~go_function: GO:0008483 - transaminase activity [Evidence IEA];~go_function: GO:0030170 - pyridoxal phosphate binding [Evidence IEA]) has product MAYHSSSTNEAIQAEHDFAAHNYHPLPIVFARAQGTSVWDPEGRHYLDFLSAYSAVNQGHCHPKLVEALVEQASRLTLSSRAFYNDVFPRFAEFVTKFFGFDMILPMNTGAEAVETGIKVARKWGYKVKGIPENQALVLSAQNNFHGRTFAAISLSSDPESRENYGPYLPNIGCTVPGTDKPIAYNDKAALHEAFEKAGPTLAAFLVEPIQGEAGIVVPDDDYLREARALCDKYNVLLICDEIQTGIARTGKLLCHEWSGIKPDLVLLGKAISGGMYPVSCVLGRKDVMLTIEPGTHGSTYGGNPLGCAVAIRALEVVRDEQMVEKAERLGHVFRSGLQAIQSPVIELVRGKGLLNAIIIDESKTNGHSAWELCMLMKEKGLLAKPTHQNIIRLAPPLVITEEEIQKALKIIEDSVNELPNLRGSAEDKIVPPPERDVKIALEN; this is encoded by the exons ATGGCATACCactcttcatccaccaacgAGGCCATCCAGGCCGAGCATGACTTCGCGGCCCACAACTACCATCCGCTGCCCATAGTCTTTGCCCGCGCTCAAGGAACCTCCGTCTGGGACCCAGAGGGCCGTCACTACCTCGACTTCCTTTCGGCCTACTCTGCCGTCAACCAGGGTCACTGCCACCCCAAGCTGGTCGAAGCGTTGGTTGAGCAGGCCTCGCGGTTGACTCTTAGTTCCCGCGCCTTCTACAATGACGTTTTCCCTCGGTTTGCGGAGTTTGTCACCAAGTTCTTTGGGTTTGACATGATCCTACCTATGAACACCGGTGCAGAGGCTGTGGAGACTGGTATCAAGGTCGCCCGCAAGTGGGGATACAAGGTTAAGGGCATTCCGGAGAACCAGGCCCTTGTGCTGAGTGCTCAGAACAACTTCCATGGTCGAACA TTCGCTGCCATTTCTCTCTCCTCAGATCCCGAATCTCGCGAGAACTACGGCCCATATCTCCCCAACATCGGATGTACCGTCCCCGGAACTGATAAGCCTATCGCGTACAATGACAAGGCCGCCTTGCATGAGGCATTCGAGAAAGCCGGTCCCACTCTCGCAGCCTTCCTTGTCGAGCCCATCCAAGGAGAAGCCGGCATCGTCGTTCCCGACGATGACTACCTCCGCGAAGCCCGCGCCCTGTGCGACAAGTACAACGTACTCTTAATCTGCGACGAGATCCAAACCGGAATCGCCCGAACAGGTAAACTGCTGTGCCATGAATGGAGCGGAATCAAGCCTGATCTGGTGTTGTTGGGCAAGGCCATCTCTGGCGGAATGTACCCTGTGTCCTGCGTCTTGGGCCGCAAAGACGTCATGCTGACTATCGAGCCTGGTACGCACGGGTCGACCTATGGTGGCAACCCGTTGGGATGCGCGGTGGCTATTCGTGCGCTTGAGGTTGTGCGGGATGAGCAGATGGTTGAGAAGGCGGAGCGATTGGGCCACGTTTTCCGCAGCGGTCTGCAGGCCATCCAGAGTCCGGTTATCGAGTTGGTGCGCGGCAAGGGGCTGCTCAACGCCATCATTATTGATGAGTCGAAGACGAATGGACATTCCGCTTGGGAGCTGTGCATGTTGATGAAGGAGAAAGGTCTTTTG GCCAAACCAACTCACCAGAACATCATCCGCCTGGCACCGCCTCTCGTCATCACGGAGGAAGAGATCCAGAAGGCTCTGAAGATTATCGAAGATTCCGTTAATGAACTTCCTAATCTCAGGGGCTCGGCTGAGGACAAGATCGTCCCCCCTCCGGAAAGAGATGTGAAGATTGCACTTGAGAATTAG